From the uncultured Methanomethylovorans sp. genome, the window CCTACAAGAAGTACCCTGTCAATGTCCTTTGCTGCGAGCTTTGCATCCTTCATTGCCTGATTGACAGACACCAGAGTCTTATCAAGCAGGTCAGCAGTCATCTTCTCGAACTGTGCCCTTGTAAGGTCAATATCAATGTGCTTTGGCTGTCCGTTGGCATCTGCTGTGATGAACGGAAGGTTGACGTTGGTGGAAGGTATACCAGAAAGCTCGATTTTTGCCTTCTCAGCTGCATCCCTCAGACGCTGCAATGCTGCCCTGTCCTTAGAGAGATCGATACCTTCATTTTTCTTGAACTGTTCAACAAGATAATCTACTATCCTCTGATCAAAGTCGTCACCACCAAGATGAGTGTCTCCGCTGGTTGAAAGCACCTCGAATACCCCTCCTCCAAGCTCTAGGATGGATACATCAAAGGTACCGCCTCCAAGGTCGTAGATAAGAATCTTGTGGTCTTCAACCTCTTTATCAAGACCATAGGCAAGAGCTGCTGCAGTGGGCTCATTAATAATTCTCATTACTTCCAGACCTGCAATGGCACCTGCGTCTTTGGTGGCCTGCCTCTGTGCATCATTGAAATAAGCGGGAACTGTAATGACAGCCTGCGTAATGGTTTCTCCAAGGTATGTTTCAGCATCTTCCTTCATTTTACGCAAGATCATGGCAGATACTTCCTGCGGAGTGTAGTCCTTGCCGTTGAGAGTTACTTTATATGATGCCTCTCCCATGTGCCTTTTGATAGAGTACACGGTATTATCTGCATTTGTGATCATCTGCCTCTTGGCAACCTGACCAACAAGTTTCTCACCCTTCTTGGAAAAACCTACAACAGAAGGTGTAGTTCTGCCTCCTTCTGCATTAGGGACGACAGTTGGCTCTCCACCTTCGATCACAGCCATACAGGAATTTGTGGTTCCAAGGTCAATACCCAATATCTTTGCCATATTATTACCTCTTAGATCATTATAAGATCATTATGTTATAATTAAATATTTATGAGTTTGTTTATGTAGTCGTCAAGCAACAGATGCAGCTTTAACTGCAACCCTTATTTTTCACCTGATGCTTCGGGAAGCCTTGACACAGTCACAGCGGCGGGCCTGAGCACCCTGGAATGTAAAAAAAATCCAGGTCTACATACTCCAATAATGGTGTTCTCTTCATGATCGGGATGTTCAACATGCATCATCGCCTCATGCTCATGGGGATTGAATTCTGCACCCAGACATTCCATTTTCTGAAGACCTTCTTTTTCTAAAATGGAAACAAACTGCTTGAAAACCATCTCAACCCCCTTCACCACAGAACCAACATCATCTGTACCCTTTGCAGATTCCATGGCACGTTCAAAGTTCTCATAAACTTCTATGAGTTCAAGAAGAAGGTTCTCTGATGCGAACTTGCGAAACTCTTCCTTTTCCCGGACCGTGCGCTTCCTGAAGTTATCAAACTCTGCGGTCAGACGTAAGAGCCTGTCCTTTAATTGTCCTATCTCTTCGTCTTTCATACAAAGTTGCTTCTCCATAGATGGCGCGCCATTTGTGACTGACACATCATCCATCACATCATTCTCAGTAGTTTTGGGTTTCATTTCATCAACATTTCCCAATCCTTCATCCATCTATACATTCCTCTTGTCTGTGTTCGGTTGTGTGCCTTCAATAGTTATGATTGTTTGATATTCTATAAATATGTGTTGGCTAGAGGTGTCGCTAAATATAAACCATATGACTTAAAGATAATTGCCACGCCCCTTATGCTGCACAGCTTTTATTATAAGCATACTTGCGATCATGCAGATAGCCAAAGCTGACACTATTGTGTCCCATCCAAGTTCCCCGATGCCTTTAATCCCTATATTACTAACAACATATAATATACCTGTGAAAAAAGCAGTCACAGCGAAGGTTACAGCAAATGCGGCTATGCCCCCGCCTATAAGTGAACCCACATGATCAGCACCCCGATTTTCAAAAAATACAGAAGCTGCAATGAATATGACTGCAAAGATGAGCAATATCATCGCAAAAGGAAGAGGTTTGTACTGTGGACTAAGCATTGTCATAATGCCCATGGCAACGCCTATCATAAATAGTGCCATGGAAGTAGATACTGCGATGGCCTGCGCAAATGGATTTTCAGATAATATTCCCATATTCATCCCTTGGATAGCCAAGATGTGAATGATAGTATTTATTGATTATCAAATAATTATACTATTGTTTCTTCCTACTCGTTAGTAATAAATCTAATAAAACGATTTTCATCCTTCATGAAGATACTACTTGCAGAATATGCAATGGGTACAGGCATGGGTGGTACTTTCCTTCTTGAAGGCAAGTCCATGCTCAAAACCCTTGTAAGCAGTTTCTCAAGACTTGGCCATGAAGTCACGTATTTGACTTCAGGTACGTTGTTGCCTGCAGGAAATGCCATAATATCAACAGGAGAAAATTTCAGGAATATCATAGAAGAAGAAGCAAAAAAAAGTGATGCTGGACTTGTAATAGGACCTGATAATATTTTAGCTGAACTTACTTCTTTTATTGAGGACAATACACTTAATCTGGGTTCTAAACCTGAAGCGGTTGCTTTATGTGCAGACAAAGTAAAGTGTACCGAAGTCCTTCTAAGGCACAACATAGCTGCTCCTCGCATCCTAAAAGATGAGGAAGGCATAAAATGTGTGGTAAAACCCAGATTTGGATGTGCTTCAGAAGATACGTATCTCACTACAAACGCTAAAGTGCCTTCTGGATCCATTGCAACAGAGTTCATAAACGGAGAACATCTGAGCGTGAGTCTCATAGCAGGAGAAAAAACGTTGCCATTATGCGCTAACAAGCAGCTCATTGAATTTATGGATGTTAAAAATCCTTCTGGGCTTCGTGTTGAATATAAAGGTAATACAGTATGTTTTTCGTCGTCCTACAAAGAAGAGCTCTTCCTAACAGCCGTGGAAGCTGCGAAGATTCTAGGGTGCCGTGGCTACGCTGGAGTGGACATTGTATATGATGGAATACCTTATGTAGTAGATGTGAATCCCAGGCCAACCACTTCGATATACGGTATATCTAAGGTAATGGATGTTGAGATAGCTGATCTGCTGCTTAAGAACAGATTGGGAGGATTACCTGAATCTGTCAGGATGACTGCAGAATGCTCCTTTACAAAGGAGGATTTCAAATGAGATATCTTGGTATTGACATAGGAGGAGCAAATACAAAAATAGCTACCTCAGATGGAACTATTATAGAACTCCACTATCTACCACTATGGAAAGACACTACTCTACCGCAGACACTTAAAAACATAGCCAAAAGGCTCAATCCCGATATTGTCGCAGTGGTCATGACTGGTGAACTTGCCGATTGCTTTGAAGATAAGTTGCATGGACTGAAGTTTATAATGAGGGCAGTAGAAGATTCATTTAGATGCGAAATATGCTATATCGGTACTAATGGAGATATCCATAAGCATGGTGAGGATATGAGAAAACTTGCTGCAGCAAACTGGGCAGCTTCTTCAAGACTCATTGGAGAGGAAATAGGAGATTGTATCTTTGTTGATGTGGGAAGCACTACAAGTGACATTATCCCTATAGCGAATACGAAACATGTGGCAGCATCTACTGATTTTACGAGGCTGCTTGCAAGCGAACTAGTGTATATGGGTACACTGCGTACTAACGTAGCTACTCTCGTAGATAAAGTAGAACTGAAACAGGGAACATGCAGAGTATCCTCTGAATTTTTCACCACAACAGGTGATGTTTACCTGCTGCTTGAAGATATCGGGCCGGAAACTTACACCTGTACGACTGCTGATGGAGCCGGAAAAAGCAGGCTGGAAACCATGAGAAGGCTTGCAAGGCTTGTGTGTGCGGACATGGAAGAGATATCAGAAGATGAGGTGATGGAAATTGCACGTCAGGTCAAAGAAAAACAGATAAGTCTACTCACCCAGGCAATTTCCACAGTTTCTGAGGAACATGGCATACGCAGGATAGTTGCTGCAGGTATAGGGGAATTTATGATCATCGAAGCCGCAGAAAGACTTGGGATGGAATGCATTTCTGTGGCCGAGAAGTGGGGGAAAGAGATATCCAATGTATTTCCTGCCTACGCTGCAGCTTGGCTGGTAGAAAGAAATGCGAAACTCCAGTAATACGAGAGTTATATATGGGTATTGCAAAAAGTCGCGTTGTTCTAAAAGTAGGGGGCAGTCTTATGGACAATGCTCCTGAACTTCTCATTTATTTGCAGGAAGAACTAAAGTTAAGATCCGTATCTACCCCCTCAGTGCTGATAGTACCTGGAGGCGGTGTTTTTGCAGATAGTATAAGAAATCTCCATGAAAAAGAAGGCATTAGTGATGATGCAGCCCATTGGATGGCAATCTTAGGAATGGAACAATATGCGTATTACCTTGCCGACAAAAGCGGGATTAGAACAACGGATGATTTGAGTAGGTTGACGCTAGGAATTTCTATTCTAATGCCTTATAGACTGCTGCGGAGCATGGATCCTTTGCCTCATTCATGGAATGTGACATCAGACTGTATTGCTGCATGGATAGCATCAATATTAGATGCCAGGCTGGTCAAAGTTACTGATGTGGATGGAGTACTGATCAACGGAAAAATCGTTGCAACCGTAGATGCAGCAAAACTTAAAGAGATGGGTGAAAGCTGTGTGGACAAAATGCTGCCTGAATTATTGATAAAAGATAGCAGAGATTGTATGGTTATCAATGGAAATTATCCTGAAAGAGTGTTGGCCGCTCTTGAGGAGAAAGCTGTAAGAGGCACTCTTATCAAGGGGAATATTTAAATCGTATACTGATTATGTACACAAATCATCTTATGCTGATAAACATAGTATTTATTTCTATTATAACTAATGAAGGAGAATTTAAATGGTAAACAAGGTAGCAAACTGTACTTCATGCGGTATTAACTTAGAGGAACGTGGTTTTGCCCGGTTCCCATGCCCAGTATGCGGTGCAGAAATAGGAAGATGTGTGAGCTGCAGACAGCAGAGCAACCCTTACACCTGCCCAAAATGCGGTTTCGTAGGTCCATGAGGTGTAATAATGGGTGATGTAGCAGCAACAATGAAGATAATGCCAGAAAGTGTGGAAACCGATCTTAACGACCTCAAAAGCAAGCTTGAAGCTGTAATCCCTGAGGGAGCAAGCTTATTTGGTTCTAAGATCGAACCTGTTGCTTTTGGTCTTAAAGCACTTGTTATGGTTATAATGGTAGGAGACATCGAGGGTGGCACAGAGCAGGTAGAAACTGCCTTTGCTGCGGTTCCTGGTGTCGAAAGCGTACAGGTTACAGAAGTGGGCAGACCACTCTAAAACCTTTCTTTTTTTATTACTATTTTTCGGGCTCGTAGATCAGGGGAAGATCGTTACGTTCGCAACGTAAAGGCCGCGGGTTCGAATCCCGCCGAGTCCATTAAATAAGTGTTGATAGTCTTAGATTGACACTGTTCTAAAACCTCTTACTAATAATGTCACTATTAAGATCAATGGTTCACTTACCTGTAAAGACCGTTTTATACTGGCATATGTATGGCAGTAAACAATATAGTTCAGTTCATTCCATATCAAAATACCATCAAGAAATTCCCTGTGAAACATCACTAAGATATCATCTCAAAAAACTGGATATCGAGTAACTTTTAGGTACTTTTTTGCATTTGCCTCATTCCTGCTCAGAAATACATGGCTCTACCTTTAGAAAAAACATTTTACAATAATAAAACAAGGTCCTCTGATCATTGATGAAGACAAGTTTAGATTTGACAGATTTGTTATATTTGTTGAGGAATGGCTTAGAAGAAAGTTAAGGATTCAGTTAGCGATAGAATGTTTGAGGTAATTCAATAGTAGTAACAACAAGAGGGGAAAAATTAGCGAACTACTGAGCATAGATCTCAATTATATTGCCTCTTGAAAATGAAGGATTTCTACAGAGAAAAAAAGATATAAATATGTTACAAAGACTAATTTAGTCATGGAGGAATTATCATATTTAGTTTAAAAGGACGTGTTGTTGTAATTACAGGTGCTTCTTCTGGTTTGGGTGTTCAAATGGCAAAAGGCTTTGCCGGACAGGGAGCAGATTTAGTTATAATGGCCCGGAGATTTGAAAAACTAGAAAAGGTGGCTGAAGAGATCAGAGATTTGGGTGTAAAATGCTCACCTGTTCAGTGTGATGTGACAAATACAGATTCAGTAAATAATGCATCAGAAGAAGCAATTAAAGAGTATGGTAAAGTAGATATTTTAGTTAACTGTGCAGGATCAGCTAAAAATGCTGGTGTACTGAACATGACTGATGAAGAGTGGGATTTTACAGTAGATACAGATCTAACCAGTGTATTTAAAGTGACCCGGGCATTTGCAAAATACATGGTTGAAAAGAGGTATGGTCGAATTATTAATATCGCTTCTATGTATGGGCTTGTGGGAAATACGGCTATTGATACTGTTGCCTATCATTCTTCTAAAGGTGGAGTGGTGAATTTTACCAGAGCTGTTGCAGCAGAACTTGCTAAATATAACATTACATGTAATGCAATATGCCCTGGGTATTTTGCGACGGAATTGACCATTGATACTTTAAAAACTGAGGCATTTACAAATTATATGAAAGCTACAGTTCCAATGGGTCGGTATGGAGAAGAAGGTGAATTAAACCCGGCTGCTATTTTCTTAGCAAGCGATGAAGCCTCATATGTGACCGGAGCGATCTTAACAGTTGATGGCGGATATACTGCTGTTTAAAGATGTAATCCAACTAGATGCATCAAAAGAGTCAATAGACTCTATTTTTTATAAGTTTGATGAAAGAAGATCATGATATTTTATTATTTATCAGGGGTAATTTGATGGAAAAAATATATAAATATTATCCAGATGATTTTGGAGAATTAACTGTAAAAGTTGTACACATGGACCTCCTTTTCGATATGTTTGCTGATCATACAAAGGTAACATCCCATCTGAAATTACGAACCCTTGCCACTCCTATCAATGAACTTGAGCTGAATTGCAAAAATCTTGAGATCCTATCCGTAAGTTGCAGAGAACATGATATTGATTCTGAATACAAGAAAAAAGATGATATCCTCCTGATCAAATTCAGCCAGACAGTACCTGAGAATACTGAGATCTTGATCATTACCCGGACCATCTGCAGACCTACTAAAAATATACTGGAAGGCCTCTATTATGATGAAACCCCTGCAGGTGCTCCACCCCAGCAGATAACCCAATGTCAGCAATGGGGATTCCAGAGGATCGTACCATGTATAGATGATATGGTAGCCAAATGCACTTACACTACAACCATCATTGCCGATGAGAGATATACCAATCTCATAAGCAACGGCGACATTATAGAGGCAAGGCACTCGGTTGGAGATGGAAGGGACAGTATTGTCTATGATAACTCAATTACCCCTATGGCCCCCTATCTTTTTTTCCTGGGTGTGGGTACCTACGACACATTCAAAAGGGAGTTAGAATATCCGGATGGGCAGACCTTTGACCTGGAACTGCTGGTGCCTCCTGGCTCGGATCCATTGATAGCCCAGAAAAGTCTTGATGTTCTCTACGATTCTATTATGTGGATCCACCTTTTCACAGGTAGCCCTGATCAATACGATCAGTTTGAAAAACGCAGAGATATCATGGCTATGGTCATGGAAAGGGACCGGCTTAAAAGTGAGGTGGAAGGTGCTGATGAACAGAACCAGAAGATTCGAAGCATCAGAGATGAACTGAAGAAGGCAGTCGGATCGATACAGACTGGATACAAGTATACAGGTACAGTTTACAGGGAGATCGGTATGCAGAATTCCAATTTTGGTGGTATGGAAAATGTAGGAAATACTACCATAAGTACCAATCGCATAATGCCCTTCCCTCAGATGACTGACGGTGCTTTTGAGTATCTGATGAGGGTAAAGGTCCATGAATTCTATCATAACCTGAACGGCTCCGAGGTAACCGGGAGAAGTCCTTTTGAAATATGGCTTAATGAAGCAGTTACCGTTCATATAGAAAGAATGTATCATGCATATCATTTTGGTGAGGCATACAGTCGTCTTGAGGAAGTCCTTGGCTTTCTGGCTCCTGGCTCAGGAATCTTTGCCCTTGACCGAGGAGCAGCTTCCATGCCCATCATTCCGGACGGATTTAATGACCCTGATGATCTTATTACTTCAGTGACCTATGTAAAAGCCCCTGAATTTGTGACTATGATAGAAACCATGATGGGGAAAGAAACATTTGTTAAGGCTCTGAATGTATATCATTCCAGATATAAACATTCAAATGCTTCAAGTTGGGACTGGGTTGAAGTAATGGAAGAGGTTTCGGGATATGAATTCAAAGACATGGCAAAGACCTGGTTGAAACAGACGCAGTTCCCAATGGTCCATGCAAACTCTTCTTATGATGAAAATGAAAGGACTTTTACATTATTCCTGGAACAGGAAGTTCCAGAAGGTGGAACATTCTGGGATTTCCCATTCTGTGCAGCCCTTGTCGACAGGGAGGGGAACGATCTTGCTGAAGTTACGGAGTTGATGAATGGCAAGGAGAAAAAGATAGTCATCACTGATGTGGAGAAACCTGCTTTTTCATCCCTGAACCGGGGGTATTCTTTTTTTGGTAAAGTAGTTCATGATGTGGATATTGATGAACTGATCTTGCAGGCCAAAAAGGATCGGGATTTGATAAACAGGTTCATCGCATTCTACAGGATTGTGGATATAGAAAAAATGAGACTGATCGAGGACACAACTCGTCTTCCTTCAAAAGAGTTTACAGACCTTTATAATGAGTTCATACAGGATCAGGACCTGATGAAGGAAACAGGCGCTCAGTTCCTGACGATTTTCGAATCCGTGGAGGATGAGAAACTTGCACACAGGTACCAGTTGTTATATGAAGTTAAACAAAAACTTCTCAAAGCAATAGCAAGCAGACATGAAGATTCACTGATAGCTCTCCATAGGGTTTACAATAAAAAGAACTTTAAAAATACCGATTATCTGAATGAACAGATAAATGCAATCAAAAATCGCCAGGTAAAGAATACGTGTCTCTCTGTCCTTTCGACCCTTGATAATCCCATTGTACACGATATGATCAGGGAACAGTTTGAGACAGCTCAAAACTCCACGGATAAATTAAGTGCTTTCGGTTATTATCTAGGCAGTTCGGCACCTGACAGGATTCAGCTTATGCAGGCCTTCCAAAAGGAGGCAGAAAAACATCCGGTAAGCTGGGAAGCTTTCCTGAGGGTTATAGGAAGTAGTAGTGGCAATGATGTATTTGATCTGGTAAGGCAGGTCGAACAATCCAAGGCTTTTAGGATAGAACAGGCAAACGATCAGCGAGCTCTTTATGGAAGTTTTGCATTGAATAGAAAGAAATCTCTGCAAACTGAAAAGGGAAGAAAATTGCTTGGAGATATAGTTCTCAAACTAGCAGAAGTCAATGAGTATAGTACCGTAAATATACTCAACGTCCTTGCCAACATTGATAAAATGGAAGATGAATATCACATACCCTTGGTGGGAATGATGATTTGTTTCCTAGATCGATTTGATCCAGATCATACACCAAGTGTGTACAACAGAATCAGGAAGATACTCCTTAATTCTCCAAAAGCCGTGAAAAGATATGAAGTGGTCAATGGAAAAATTAATCTTGGTTAAAACCTGAAATCTACTTCAGGTTAGTTTTATTTTTGATTACATGGACACAGATGGTGTCTTTCTTCTTTTTCTTCTTGAATAGGCACAGGCCATGGACATACATTTCATTGATTTTATCCTCTTGATTAGGCTCAATGAAATTCCCTAACTGGTAGTATTTCCTAATACCTTGATGGCCGGTGCTCTACTTTGTAGACGCTTATATTCTGGATCTTATTTGCTTCTATTTTTTTAATTATGCTTTTTTGATCTCGGTAATATCGCGCATGATACCTTCGCTGAATAGAGGCTTACCATTTTGATCCCTGATTATCATAAAGTGGTCGGCAAACCAACGGTATTTTCCGTCCTTATGTTTGAAACGGTATTCAATAGTTCCAAAACCAATATCTACCGCATGGGAGAATCCTACATTAACGAGAGGTAGGTCATCGGGATGGATAAGATCACAGGATTTACCGATACTACCCATTGCAATCATCTCCTGTACAGAATAACCAGCAATCTTCTCTATCACAGGACTCATGAAATCAAGGTTGTCAGCCTGAAGATTCCGTCTGTATGCAACATCAAGAGAATTATCTGTTGCCTGCTTATCTCTAAGAGAAAGATCATAATTCCCTACATTTTCGTCCATTCAGTATCACCAACTATCAAATTTATTATGTTAGTTTATGATATTTATCATCTTCGAATACATAATTTGTTCAGTTTATTGGGATCATAGAGAATGCCCATCTTTTTCGATCAGGTATCTTCTCTTTGTTTTAAGGAACGTACGTCGTATTATTACGACAAGTTATATGCGAAAAGTTATATCTATGACTTACATTTACGAAAGTCATGAAAAAGCATTTTTCAAACAAAATCCTCATTATCGGTTATGGTTCAGTTTCACAATGCACGTTACCCCTTTTAATGGACAAACTTAATGTTCCGCTAGAAAACATTACCTTAATTGATTTTGAAGACAAATCAAAAGCCCTGAAAAAGTATACCAATCAGGGATTGACATTTGTTTGTGAAAGGATCACCCCGAAAAATCTTGATCGGGTTTTATCGCAATATGTGGAAAACAATGGCTTGATCATTGACCTTTCATGGAATATTGATTCCAATGAAATCATTAAATGGTGCCATGATCACAATATATTGTACATTAACACTTCAGTTGAAATATGGAATCCCGATGAGGCATTTTTAACTAGAGATATGTTGGAAAAATCGCTTTATATACGGCAAATGAAATTGCTTGAATTATCCCGTGATTGGAAAAATGCACCCACTGCTGTTGTTGACCATGGTGCAAATCCAGGCCTCATTACTCACTTCGTAAAGCAGGGATTGCTGGATATTGCCGCTCGCATCTGTGCTGATAAGAAAGTATCTCCTGAAGATGAACAAGAGATTGCCATTCTCTCAAAGAACAGGAATTTTGCCCGTTTGGCCCAGAAACTTGGAGTCAAAGTAATCCATTGTAGTGAGCGAGATACTCAAGTAGCAAATCGGGCAAAAGAGGTCAATGAATTTGTGGGGACATGGAGCATTGAAGGATTAAGGGAAGAAGGAACAGCTCCTGTAGAAATAGCTTGGGGAACACATGAGAGTAAATTGCCGCCGTTGGCACATATTCCTCCGTACGGACCAAAAAATGTGATCTTTTTGCCCCAGATGGGATTTAATACATGGGTCAGATCATGGATACCTAATGAAGAGATTGTAGGTATGGCAATACGTCATGGTGAAGCATATGGACTTTCACATATGTTGACTGTTTGGGATGATGATAATGCAATCTATCGACCAACCGTACATTATGCTTATATGCCATGTCATGATACCCTCTCCTCTCTTTGTGAACTGCGAGGCAGGAATTATGAGCTTCAATCTCAACTAAGGATTATGACAAATGAGATCATATCCGGCGAGGATATAATGGGGGCGCTATTGATGGGTCATTCATACAATTCCTGGTGGACTGGCAGTTCTTTGAGTATCGAAGAAGCTAGATCCCTTGCTCCCGGTCAGAATGCAACTACTATTCAGGTAGCTGCAGGCATTGTTGCTGCTGTACTCTGGATGCTTGAAAATCCGAGAGAAGGTATTAAAACGCCCGAGGACTTGCCTCATGATTTTGTTCTTGATATTGCCAGACCGTATCTTGGAACGTTTATTTCAACGCCCTCGGACTGGACACCGCTTAAGAACCGCAAAATATTTTTCAAAGAAAATCCTGCTGTGAAACACGATCCAGATCCATGGCAATTCGAAAATTTTCTTTTCGTAGGTTGATCCTAAGAGGCTTTCTTAGGATTTAAACTATTTTTATAGTTGGATAATGGCAATGTTAATGTGCTTATTCCAAAACCGATCTTATCCTCTATCTGTTCAAGCTTCATGATCATTTTTCTGAATCGGAAAAACGATAGATCACTCAGAATTTGAATTTAGATACGTATTTAATTGTTTTGTAATCATCACAAAATATAACTTTCGGTAATACAACCGTCAGGAATTTATACCAATACTTAGATAATATGAATTGGTCATAAGGGAGTAAACTGTAAGGTGAAGTAAATTCAGGACGGAGTAAAATCTGATCCCGTAGCAACCTTCATTGGCGCGTAAACTGTAAGGTGAAGTAAATTCAGGACGGAGTAAAATCTGATCCCGTAACAAACTTCATTGATGTGTAAACTGTAAGATGAAGCAAATTCAGGACAGAGTAAAATCTGATCCCATAACAAACTTCATTGTTGCAGGTCAAACCTTGTGACCGCCTTTTCCACTCTTTTAATCAACACTAAAGAATAGATTTCGTTATTAGATCATCATCCCCGAAAGATTATCCAGATGCAATTAAGCTACACTAAAAGATCGCTGAGATCGATTTCTTCACCCATTCTCAACTGATTTCGAAGAAGAGTAATTTTACGGTCTACTTTTTCGAGGTTTTTCAGGTGCTTTTTTTCATCCTCTGTAGTTTTTAAAAGTTTTGAGATTCCGCCAT encodes:
- the grpE gene encoding nucleotide exchange factor GrpE, whose amino-acid sequence is MDEGLGNVDEMKPKTTENDVMDDVSVTNGAPSMEKQLCMKDEEIGQLKDRLLRLTAEFDNFRKRTVREKEEFRKFASENLLLELIEVYENFERAMESAKGTDDVGSVVKGVEMVFKQFVSILEKEGLQKMECLGAEFNPHEHEAMMHVEHPDHEENTIIGVCRPGFFLHSRVLRPAAVTVSRLPEASGEK
- a CDS encoding ATP-grasp domain-containing protein; the encoded protein is MKILLAEYAMGTGMGGTFLLEGKSMLKTLVSSFSRLGHEVTYLTSGTLLPAGNAIISTGENFRNIIEEEAKKSDAGLVIGPDNILAELTSFIEDNTLNLGSKPEAVALCADKVKCTEVLLRHNIAAPRILKDEEGIKCVVKPRFGCASEDTYLTTNAKVPSGSIATEFINGEHLSVSLIAGEKTLPLCANKQLIEFMDVKNPSGLRVEYKGNTVCFSSSYKEELFLTAVEAAKILGCRGYAGVDIVYDGIPYVVDVNPRPTTSIYGISKVMDVEIADLLLKNRLGGLPESVRMTAECSFTKEDFK
- a CDS encoding amino acid kinase, giving the protein MGIAKSRVVLKVGGSLMDNAPELLIYLQEELKLRSVSTPSVLIVPGGGVFADSIRNLHEKEGISDDAAHWMAILGMEQYAYYLADKSGIRTTDDLSRLTLGISILMPYRLLRSMDPLPHSWNVTSDCIAAWIASILDARLVKVTDVDGVLINGKIVATVDAAKLKEMGESCVDKMLPELLIKDSRDCMVINGNYPERVLAALEEKAVRGTLIKGNI
- a CDS encoding HVO_2753 family zinc finger protein, with product MVNKVANCTSCGINLEERGFARFPCPVCGAEIGRCVSCRQQSNPYTCPKCGFVGP
- a CDS encoding SDR family oxidoreductase, coding for MAKGFAGQGADLVIMARRFEKLEKVAEEIRDLGVKCSPVQCDVTNTDSVNNASEEAIKEYGKVDILVNCAGSAKNAGVLNMTDEEWDFTVDTDLTSVFKVTRAFAKYMVEKRYGRIINIASMYGLVGNTAIDTVAYHSSKGGVVNFTRAVAAELAKYNITCNAICPGYFATELTIDTLKTEAFTNYMKATVPMGRYGEEGELNPAAIFLASDEASYVTGAILTVDGGYTAV
- a CDS encoding heat-shock protein, with protein sequence MGILSENPFAQAIAVSTSMALFMIGVAMGIMTMLSPQYKPLPFAMILLIFAVIFIAASVFFENRGADHVGSLIGGGIAAFAVTFAVTAFFTGILYVVSNIGIKGIGELGWDTIVSALAICMIASMLIIKAVQHKGRGNYL
- a CDS encoding hydantoinase/oxoprolinase family protein, whose translation is MRYLGIDIGGANTKIATSDGTIIELHYLPLWKDTTLPQTLKNIAKRLNPDIVAVVMTGELADCFEDKLHGLKFIMRAVEDSFRCEICYIGTNGDIHKHGEDMRKLAAANWAASSRLIGEEIGDCIFVDVGSTTSDIIPIANTKHVAASTDFTRLLASELVYMGTLRTNVATLVDKVELKQGTCRVSSEFFTTTGDVYLLLEDIGPETYTCTTADGAGKSRLETMRRLARLVCADMEEISEDEVMEIARQVKEKQISLLTQAISTVSEEHGIRRIVAAGIGEFMIIEAAERLGMECISVAEKWGKEISNVFPAYAAAWLVERNAKLQ
- a CDS encoding elongation factor 1-beta, with the translated sequence MGDVAATMKIMPESVETDLNDLKSKLEAVIPEGASLFGSKIEPVAFGLKALVMVIMVGDIEGGTEQVETAFAAVPGVESVQVTEVGRPL
- the dnaK gene encoding molecular chaperone DnaK yields the protein MAKILGIDLGTTNSCMAVIEGGEPTVVPNAEGGRTTPSVVGFSKKGEKLVGQVAKRQMITNADNTVYSIKRHMGEASYKVTLNGKDYTPQEVSAMILRKMKEDAETYLGETITQAVITVPAYFNDAQRQATKDAGAIAGLEVMRIINEPTAAALAYGLDKEVEDHKILIYDLGGGTFDVSILELGGGVFEVLSTSGDTHLGGDDFDQRIVDYLVEQFKKNEGIDLSKDRAALQRLRDAAEKAKIELSGIPSTNVNLPFITADANGQPKHIDIDLTRAQFEKMTADLLDKTLVSVNQAMKDAKLAAKDIDRVLLVGGSTRMPAVTELVKKVTGKDPYKNINPDEAVAVGAAIQAGVLGGEVHDVLLLDVTPLTLGIETLGGVATPLIERNTTIPVRKSQVFSTAADSQPSVEIHVLQGERGIASANKTLGRFILDGIPPAPRGLPQIEVTFDIDANGILHVRAKDLGTGKEQSISIQKPGGLSDEEINKMVNDAELHAEEDHKLKEQVEVKNTAESLVNAAEKTLKEAGDSATADQKSKVESAISALKDALDKDDIEGIKSKTEELQTAIYDVSAAMYQKAQQEAASGASADASTKPGSGDDTVEDADYEIVDDGKN